In Nematostella vectensis chromosome 3, jaNemVect1.1, whole genome shotgun sequence, the genomic window AGGGATGGGGTCGAACAACTTATACAAATTGCCAGGTGCAGGCTATTACCGCACTTAATCAATTTTTGCATGAGCTCACGCCAAAATCCGTTTGTTAAGCTCATTTTGAAAAGAATAAAGCATAGtcaatgattaaaaaaaacaaacaaaatttaaagtacataaaaaataGCGCTCTCTAATGTTGAACATCCCCGTCACGTGATCGCGAACGTGCACAAACCAAGCATACACAGGTATAGTACAAAAACACATTTGGACGAAATTTATGAATACGCGCATTGGGGCACAAAtcgtttattaatttatttgaaactttgatatttttattcactcccttttaatttttgtctttatttagGGGTTTCATTTAGGCCCGGCGGCCGGCGGTACCTGCAGCTATATTTTCTGAGCGGCggctactttaaaaaaaagtctatcaatgttttatttgaactaataaaCTTCCCCCCTACTTTCAATTAAATTTCCACTGCCTTCTCGGAAACGTAATGAAACCCCTGTTATTACTTTGCATGTTTTATCGCCCGCCTTTATATCCTGAGCTCTACAGCCCTTGTACAGCCATatgttttttgtaaaagtaCCGAGCGGAGCTTAAATTCCTAGAAAGTAGATCTCAGAAAGCTTACACAGCAAGCATGATAACATCGGTTCGAATCTGCATCAATACTGAGGAGTTTTCAAGAGATTTGAAATGATCGAGAAGCAAAGAGCTgtatcacccataaatgtaataacacccataaatgttataacaaccataaatgtaataacacgtcacccataaatgttataacaaccataactGTAATATCAggtcgcccataaatgttataacaaccataaatgtaagaacacatCGCCCATAAATGTCATAAACCATgttaaccataaatgtaagaacacgccgcataaatgttataacttaTAATTTTGACTTATAGGAACAACAttagacaaccaaacttggcagatgtcatgtaggtgtcaagggggtgcaacAATATGTCAACTGAGCATggcgtcatcgatgacgtcattaaaaaCGGCAATACTCATATCTCATCATAGAAATAACATAAGGCGGTCtaacttggcagatgtcatgtaggttTCAAGGGGGGTGCAGCGATATGTCAACTGAGCATGACGTCTTTGATGATGTCACTAAAAACGGCAATACTCATATCTTATCATAGAAACATCATAAGGCGGTCtaacttggcagatgtcatgaAGGTGTGAAAACTTGTAATGTACACTCGCACCTAGCAACCACGTGACAGGGCCAAAAACCAAAAAAAGACTTCTCCGGGTTTTGTGGCCATGCCCCCTCTATTAATTATGAATACAACTTGCATATGtattctttccttttttccgaTTAGACTGTTATAATAAGTATACGAATTTTCAAAAGGAATGCTCTTCTCTTGATTCTGgataaaaattatttactATTTCTAATTTAATATATTTCTGATCGCATTCTAGGGACGGCGTAGGTAACCATAGCAACAcaaagctttttttaaatactgcAGGTTATCCTTACTTCCATTCTAGCGAACAGCCTAACCCGTCATCGGATTCTTTAAAGTGAGACATACTTAGCAAAGCGCTTTATCCTTTTAGGCGAGGCATTTATTCGAGGGAGACACTTATTCAAACAATTACgggttttaattttttttaagatcaTATTCTTCCTTTCCCTGTTTAGTGTGATCTGTCCCCGTGTGTTAATGGTGGGACGTGCTTCATGATTGGTGCGAACATAAACTGCGCATGTACGGAACAATTCGCCGGcccgtactgttctgtaccaTGTAAGTAAAAATGTAGATCATCATCACACGAATAGCAACATAAACATAAAGGCATGCGTGGTCCGCATGTGGTCCGCGTTTTGTTACTCCCCATTTGTGCACTTGTATTGTTAAAGAGTGACGagctcaggcccgtaccctgggggggggggggggggggggggaggggggggggaagagaGGGAAGAGGGGtgagaactccctccctcccccccccccccccccccccggaaagaTAAGGTGATCTTTCTCGGATTTCGGATccctccaagaaaaatcctgggtacgggcctggagtTCATACGGAATGCCCGATTACAGTCATGCGGAAATaatcaaaagataaaaatcatGTTTATCAATGACCTTAGAATCCGTAAACACCTATTTCAACTTACGTTGCAGTGGAGAATACATGCGTCGAAGCCCTCAGTGCtccatgggtatcaaataaattaccaaacaaacacaaataaaaacatactGTATACAGGTCTGTAAACCAGTGGAAACCAGTaacattcttgtttatgtgccTGTGAACATCCATTCAGAGATCGCGATTAAGTGCGTCTCTATATTTAGTGGCCAGGAGAGAcgctcgaggctctggaaccagggtacactgcgggctacgacacatggattctaaactgaaccttatttgaaaaatgtGTATCGTTAGCAAGAAAATACGTCGCTTTGTTGCACCTCTTTCGTGTTATTTTTCTAAGCACAATCGTGCAGGTGCCCCTTattaaagaaatttaaattgtattttttttttttacaaaataaccaTCATACTTTGTCAATATGATTATTGATTACAAATATTTAGGAAAATATGTGACCCGGTATTGTGCAGAAATGGTGACCTTTTTTCTCCTTGAATGTTATTGAATCTTCCTTTTCGCCGCCCCTCGtatgtttattgtttacaatttaacgaattgggattcctgtggcgagtTGAACCGGAAGCCAAAAAGTGGAGAGGGGGACAAATTCCCTTTAATTCTTGATCACGCCACATAAAGCCCGAAATCagtattttcccaataaaaacACTCGAGACGCGTGCGGAGGAGGCTATATCACTATAAAATTGTCAAAAAAGGTCATCGCATTGATTCCCTAGGACACATAtacttttaattctttttGCGTTGATACTATACAAGAGATTCTCTAAAATACGCCCACCTACTTTTCACGTTATATCGTTTAAATGGTTTCACACGGAAATTCTCCTACCCAATTCGAATTGTGCATATAAAAGCGGAGCCTtatctatattttctttttatatttaattCAGTGGTTATGGAAGTGGCCAGTAACCCGGTCTGTTTCGAAGCTAAAGATGGCAAATACGGTGTGATCCTGGCGCCCAGGGAAGGCCAGATTCGAGGATTCCGGTTCGTGCACATATCAGGCGGAGTCTGCTGGTACTCCTGCCCGGCTAAGGAAGGGTTTTGGGGGGGGACGTTTTTTGGGAATGACGACATTGAAGTACACATAACGGACAACAAATCGAGCATTCCTGTAATCTACCCTCCGAGTGGTGTGGCTAtagattctagctttgggcaGTACTCGTATAAACTCGAAGGCGTCACCAATATGGACCCCGTACTGGAGCTTGTTCTAACTAGCCCCATGGCAGTTACCGCTAGACAAGAGTTTCAGATGTGGTTCGGCCAAGATCTGTTTCACCGGAGCTGGGGGGGTGACAACTCTGGGAAAAGCTGCTCAACCGCCTATTTGCTTTATCATCCATGAAAATGTAACCGGAAAAGGGCCACAGCTAGTTGAAGAGGAAGCTCATTCCTGTAGAGACATGGAAGACAATGGTGTCTACCCAATAGGCCTTTTGCAACTAAACAGTCACGTGGTTGTTCTTTTTCTTAGAGCAAAtctcaagaaaaaaatcaactgACCATGACTGGAGAGCAAACATACGTTTTGCCTGACAAACCTAGAACACAGCAGTATTCTGCGCAATCATCCCTTTCAGTACACCCACGGTAAGATTAGCTGCAAAAGGCTTATTAAAAGAATGACAGAGGCTTAGCTCTTAAGAGAATGTTTTCGATCTGCGGCCATGCTGTACACACAGATGAATCAAAGACAGCGAGGGATACCACAGGATGCCCTTTTCCCTATTTAGAAAAGTATCAGTAACAATAGTTATCACAGTTGCACATACCAAACATTGTCTGATACACATTGTCAAAAAAATCAATGCcaaattatttatttctctATAGAATTGCAATATATAAATTTCTGTTATCTATTACAAGTTGTATATAAGCCTTCACACATAATGGATCTATTCCTGTTCTTCGACATCCTTGGAGACACAGAGGTAACAGTTGGATAAAGATAGGCGAGGAAGAACAGAGAAAAGTATACCCACATATCAGAATTCTTGTTCGACCTCACTCCCCTATCTTTAACCCACTGAAATGTCCTTGTGATGATATTTGTCAAGTCAGTATCAATGTGTTGATCTATTAACATTAATTCACCTCTATTTCAGCTTTAAAGTCTATCACCATTTTTCATATCTATTTAAATTGGTGTATTGCCATTTGATATCAAACCACTCCTAGTTTAGTTTAGTCAACTCTCTTGTTGGGGGACACCCTATAAAAATAGTGCCCAATTTAAAAGATTTAAATGTGATTTTGTCCAAAGTTGCACTTTAAAAGTGGCCACTAACAGTGTTCAATATCACATCAACAGTAACAGAGTATCAAATACacataaacaacaacacaataaACATGTGATTGAGGCTTactgtgatttaaagattaaagataGAAGACACACTGTACTCATTTTTTGACAGTCTCTTATACCCTAACAGTTCTTGCAGTATTTAGCAATCAGTTCCTGGATATGGAATCTGAGCCATTTTACCTCAGTGACAGTAGCCTCATGAGGACTTTTCTGGAATAGCAAAGGTATGGCTCCAAGAAGAAGCAAAGCAAGTGCTTGTACCACAGGTTGTCCTGCACTGAGCTCATTGAGTGACATCACAAACGAAAATATTGCCAGTAAGTACAAAAACTCTGATGCAACTTTGagaatttttgcaaaaattacTCTTTTGAATGGCAGTAGCAGGTTGGATGCAGAAATAAACAGATCAAGGGGGATGCTTGGTATATCATATTCTTCATAATGAATGAGTATAAATGCTGACGACTTTGTACTCTTTTGCAAAGAAGAGGCTGAAGGTTTTCTCTCTAGTGGTATCGGTACGCTGAACGTTTCCTTGATGCTCGCTTCTACTTTAATCTCAGAATCATGTCTCTCACATTCCTCAAACAAAGCATTTTGCAGTCGCTTAAACTGTGCAAAGTAGCCGGTAGCTGACCTCCAGACATAAAACAAGCAGCATAAGGAAATCACCACATATGGGATGTAGACCTCAATATAGAAAATAATTCCCATAATAGTAAATCCAATTACACTTCCAAGAAAAACTACATTGAAACTAAGGGTAAGAATAAGCATAAAATATGATGCTTCAACAcatatacaaaaaataataaacagaaTATAAAGTACAGGAAGAGAAAGAAGCTTCACTGTTGTCAGTGACAACAATGAATAATTGCTCTAACGCAACCGTTTACagcaaattaataattaaGATGATATACAATTGACTGGGATAGTAGAAAGATATAAAGGAGATCTCTGCTCCTGATGATCAAACACCTGTAGCCCCAGACCCATGAACTCTGGAGGACAATGAAAAGCCTGTATCTTCTGGTGACAGCCTTTGCTATGCAAGCGAGAGTGAAAGGTAAGAAGAATTCGTGATGATTACACTCTACTTTTAGGGGTAGCGAAATTTCGAAAGTCTAGCAAAAAATTCGCAAAGTCTCGGAATCTTGTTGTTTTTACGCAAGtctcgttttttattttcaaaattttagggGTCTCGCagcctcgtttttttttctaccatGGTTTCGGGTTTTCCCTTCATTTTTCGAGTCTCGAGTTTTCAGCCTTTCCGCTCTTAACAGAAACCTTAGTTGTAATAAGATTGTATTGTAACTTTATTTTGTCATTCGTTTCAACTAATGTTGATGACATATTTCACCGCCGATCCTAGATACTAATCCTAGATACTAAACAAGTAAAATCAGCTAGAATCTATGGAAAGGCATTATAATCatggtttttaatttttttacagcAACTTCTGTAATTTGTGTGCCTGATAGCTGTATGGCTTTGGGTAAAGAAAGAGCCTACAAAATTATACAATGCTATACAAAAATACTATTCAATGCTATTCAATGCTATTTAATGATATTCAAAGCTATtcttattttttacttgtcaCACCCTACACCCTTATTTCGAATTATATCTCAAACCATAATATAActtcaatattttcttatgtAGAAACATTCTTAATAGTTTAATGAATGCCCTCCTttataaaatttggaaaactATTTTGCAACCTTTAAGATATACAGGTTTACTACTCTGCACGACTGCACAACAAATAACAATCAATTATTCCATTCGGCAATTTTCGATCAACCACATTTCAGCAACCCACCTTTACCCTGACCTTTAATATCgtatttaaatttaaatagtCTAGAAAACTAATTCAGAAATAACCCAAAAAGTGTTGAAACTCTTGATAGAAACGTGTTATGTGCTATGCACCTGTATTTCTTAACTTATTAGTATAAATATAACTTGCAATTTAGATAATATTAATTTCGTTCTTTCATCCATTCAGGCCTGACATTCATTCTATGCATTCAAAGAGTGAAATACATCAACTTGACGAAAGTCTCTCGTCTGATATCTAAGTTAGAAATACCTCATCGACagttacacctatttcaaatacttATTGGCTATATACCCGACAGTCGGGGAAGgtcctcaatggactaaatgcccgacagttttcattttttttcaaacaaccatgtaaattgtcgacctagtaagttcaaagtattttatatttgttgagaaagggcaaACAAATCTGAATTAAGTTTTGTTGTCGATGTTTTGCGTCGTCCATGTACAGTATAGAATCGTAATTTTAGTGGCACTTTGGAATTTTCTACATAAAATGCTGCTAAATGTCGGCAGTTCTCAATTTACGAAAATATTATAGTAAATTGTCGACCTTAGCATATTGTAGAAAATTCCAGTACCACTAAATTGATTTAGTGTACATAGTCAACAGAAAACGTTTTATACCAATAACAAATCCCAATTCAGATTTGCTAGCCCTTTCTAAAGAAATATGGAATACTTTAAACTCACCTTTCCCggggcatatagccactggGTTAAAATAAGGctgcactcggagaatctggaaatcgtaacccgcagtgcttcatgggtatcaagttggtttcaaaagctgtagaattcttgttcaTGTTCTTATGAACATTCACATAGCTTTCTGATACAAGGATTCAGCCgtttatacgctacccatgaaccaacgcgggttacgacacatagATTCTCAAGtgcaaccttttttataaataggtgtatatcgggAAGAGTTTATATAAcgatttttttctatatagCGATTCAACTTTTCTGTCCCTTGCCTTAAATCAAGGTTCAACTGAAGATATATTGTACTTCACACGAAAATCAAGCATAACGTAGTTGTGTTTCTCCGCAGCTATTTGTCCTGGCTATTTCAGGAAAGAATTAAGTGGCGCCATACGCAACTTCACTCTCTCAGGCCCAGGACCACTCGTCTACTCTACTGTCACGCAAAGCGAGGGCGCGTGCGAGTTCGCGTGTCACGTCCATTCTGAATGCTGGATGATTAACTACTGTCTCGGATCGAAGAGATGCGAGCTGCTTGCTGGCAACTCAGCCGGGTATTCGCCTGTCTCATCCGAAAACTGCATGTTTAAGGCAAAAAAGGTATCTGTTATTTCCTTATTTGCTTTTACATAAGAATTTCGCCTCTTGATTTGTATTGTTTAGGTCGGGTGGGAAACACCCTTTGGGAATTTCTAAAATACCAGAAGACCCTAGAAGGGATAGCCAATTGGTACAATATGTGTCTCATTATATTTCAACCGAATGAGGAGAACATGGATCAATCATACAATAATCAATTATTAAATGTTATCGAAGTAGTGTGATCTGGCATCGCTGTAGTTCATTTATAACTACCGTTCGGTCCAAGTCGGTCTTGGAACTGCCAactgccattcgccatttgcactaaTAACCTTCTTTTTAATCAAGGTGTATACCCCGCAGGATGCAGTTATATATATGCATATATGTATGCACTAATTAAAGTAAAACACAAGTTAGCTCCCCACTAGGAAAGAACAGGTGTGATATAAGTACTCTGAGTGCGCCTATATATAGCCTGAGATTGGTTATTTATAGGATGCAAACTCGAAGGGATGGGGTCGAACAACTTATACAAATTGCCAGGTGCAGGCTATTACCGCACTTAATCAATTTTTGCATGAGCTCACGCCAAAATCCGTTTGTTAAGCTCATTTTAATAAGAATAAAGCATAGtcaatgattaaaaaaaataaaataaacaaagtttaaagtacataaaaaataGCGCTCTCTAATGTTGAACATCCCCGTCACGTGATCGCGAACGTGCACAAACCAAGCATACACAAGTATAGTACAAAAACACATTTGGACGAAATTTATGAATACGCGCATTGGGGCACAAAtcgtttattaatttatttgaaactttgatatttttattcactctcttttaatttttgtctttatttagGGGTTTCATTTAGGCCCGGCGGCCGGCGGTACCGACAGCTATATTTTCTGAGCGGCggctactttaaaaaaaaagtctgtcaatgttttatttgaactaataaaCTTCCCCCCTACTTTCAATTAAATTTCCACTGCCTTCTCGGAAACGTAATGAAACCCCTGTTATTACTTTGCATGTTTTATCGCCCGCCTTTATATCCTGAGCTCTACAGCCCTTGTACAGccatatgtttttttgtaaaagtacCGAGCGAGTAGATCTCAGTAAGCTTACACAGCAAGCATGATAACATCGGTTCGAATCTGCATCAATACTGAGGAGTTTTCAAGAGATTTGAAATGATCGAGAAGCAAAGAGCTgtatcacccataaatgtaataacacccataaatgttataacaaccataaatgtaataacacgtcacccataaatgttataacaaccataaatgtaatatcaggtcgcccataaatgttataacaaccataaatgtaagaacacatCGCCCATAAATGTCATAAACCATgttaaccataaatgtaagaacacgccgcataaatgttataacttaTAATTTTGACTTATAGGAACAACAttagacaaccaaacttggcagatgtcatgtaggtgtcaagggggtgcaacAATATGTCAACTGAGCATGACGTCTTTGATGATGTCACTAAAAACGGCAATACTCATATCTTATCATAGAAACATCATAAGGCGGTCTAACTTGGCAGATGTGATGAAGGTGTGAAAACTTGTAATGTACACTCGCACCTAGCAACCACGTGATAGggccaaaaaacaaaaaaagacttCTCCGGGTTTTGTGGCCATGCCCCCTCTATTAATTATGAATACAACTTGCATATGtattctttccttttttccgaTTAGACTGTTATGATAAGTATACGAATTTTCAAAAGGAATGCTCTTCTCTTGATTCTGgataaaaattatttactATTTCTAATTTAATATATTTCTGATCGCATTCCAGGGACGGCGTAGGTAACCATAGCAACAcaaagctttttttaaatactgcAGGTTATCCTTACTTCCATTCTAGCGAACAGCCTAACCCGTCATCGGATTCTTTAAAGTGAGACATACTTAGCAAAGCGCTTTATCCTTTTAGGCGAGGCATTTATTCGAGGGAGACACTTATTCAAACAATTACgggttttaattttttttaagatcaTATTCTTCCTTTCCCTGTTTAGTGTGATCTGTCCCCGTGTGTAAATGGTGGGACGTGCTTCATGATTGGTGCGAACATAAACTGCGCATGTACTGAACAATTCGCCGGcccgtactgttctgtaccaTGTAAGTAAAAATGTAGATCATCACACGAATAGCAACATAAACATAAAGGCATGCGTGGTGACGAGTGATGagctcaggcccgtaccctggggggggggggggggggggtgaagggggaatactgcaaaggcataaagaaatccctttttgttctttcggaggtggttagtttttatcagagaactccctccctcccccccccccccccccccggaaaaataagGTGATCTTTCTCGGATTTCGGTTccctccaagaaaaatcctgggtacgggcctggagtTCATACGGAATGCCCGATTACAGTCTCGCGGAAATaatcaaaagataaaaatcatGTTTATCAATGACCTTAGAATCCGTAAACACCTATTTTAACTTACGTTGAAGTGGAGAATACATGTGTCGAAGCCCTCAGTGCtccatgggtatcaaataaattaccaaacaaacacaaataaaaacatactGTATACAGGTCTGTAAACCAGTGGAAACCAGTaacattcttgtttatgtgccTGTGAACATCAATTCAGAGATCGCGATTAAGTGCGTCTCTATATTTAGTGGCCAGGAGAGAcgctcgaggctctggaaccagggtacactgcgggctacgacacatggattctaaactgaaccttatttgaaaaatgtGTATCGTTAGCAAGAAAATACGTCGCTTTGTTGCACCTCTTTTGTGTTATTTTTCTAAGCACAATCGTGCAAGTGCCCCTTattaaagaaatttaaattgtatttttttttttacaaaataaccaTCATACTTTGTCAATATGATTATTGATTACAaatattttggaaaatatgtGACCCGGTATTGTGCAGAAATGGTGACCTTTTTTCTCCTTGAATGTTATTGAATCTTCCTTTTCGCCGCCCCTCGtatgtttattgtttacaatttaacgaattgggattcctgtggcg contains:
- the LOC125561376 gene encoding neurogenic locus notch homolog protein 1-like is translated as MKSLYLLVTAFAMQARVKASCPGYFRKELSGAIRNFTLSGPGPLVYSTVTQSEGACEFACHVHSECWMINYCLGSKRCELLAGNLAGYSPVSSENCMFKAKKCDLSPCVNGGTCFMIGANINCACTEQFAGPYCSVPLVMEVASNPVCFEAKDGKYGVILAPREGQIRGFRFVHISGGVCWYSCPAKEGFWGGTFFGNDDIEVHITDNKSSIPVIYPPSGVAIDSSFGQYSYKLEGVTNMDPVLELVLTSPMAVTARQEFQMWFGQDLFHRSWGGDNSGKSCSTAYLLYHP